A stretch of the Alnus glutinosa chromosome 6, dhAlnGlut1.1, whole genome shotgun sequence genome encodes the following:
- the LOC133871414 gene encoding F-box protein AFR, with protein MTSLRSSSTTQEAEGHEESDKNSEPLIPGLPDEIAELCLLYLPYPYQASVRLVSFSWKRAITDPAFLSSKRALSLSLPYIFVLAFHESSARIRWQSLDPRSGRWFVLPPMPCPWPVGSPGFACASLPRQGKLFVFGGMRSDESDPETPMQTAILYRTSTNQWSPVSPMPNPRSFFVAGSIKGKILAVGGNASGTTESIATADCYDPESDTWTAAATIDTWLARYESAVVGNKMYVTEGWSWPFKFSPRGRVYDPDEDTWRGMSKVMRDGWSGLSVVVDGRLFMISEYGDCRMKVYVPDDDTWRYVGGEKFPREAMKRPLAVNGVEGRVYVVSCGLNVAVGRLFEAEKWEFNVEWNVVPAPEAFHGFSPLNCQVLYG; from the coding sequence ATGACAAGTCTGAGATCTTCATCCACGACGCAGGAGGCTGAAGGTCACGAAGAAAGTGACAAGAATTCTGAGCCGTTGATTCCGGGTTTACCGGACGAGATCGCCGAGCTCTGTCTTCTATACCTTCCGTACCCATACCAAGCGTCGGTACGCTTGGTGTCGTTCTCATGGAAAAGAGCCATTACAGACCCTGCCTTTCTTAGCTCCAAGAGAGCTCTGTCGCTCTCTTTGCcttatatttttgttcttgcaTTTCACGAATCGTCGGCCAGGATTCGGTGGCAATCGCTGGACCCGCGATCCGGCCGTTGGTTTGTCTTACCTCCCATGCCATGTCCCTGGCCCGTGGGCTCACCGGGGTTCGCGTGTGCCTCACTGCCACGTCAGGGGAAGCTCTTCGTCTTTGGTGGTATGCGGTCAGACGAGTCAGACCCAGAAACTCCCATGCAGACCGCGATCTTGTACCGTACATCAACGAATCAATGGTCGCCGGTGTCTCCTATGCCGAACCCACGATCCTTTTTCGTGGCCGGGAGTATTAAGGGAAAGATCCTAGCCGTTGGTGGAAATGCGAGCGGCACCACTGAATCGATCGCAACCGCAGACTGTTATGACCCCGAAAGCGACACTTGGACCGCGGCTGCCACGATAGACACGTGGTTGGCGAGGTACGAGTCCGCTGTGGTCGGGAACAAGATGTATGTTACGGAGGGGTGGTCGTGGCCGTTCAAATTTTCGCCCAGAGGAAGGGTGTACGATCCGGATGAGGACACGTGGCGGGGGATGAGCAAAGTGATGAGGGATGGGTGGTCGGGGCTGAGCGTGGTGGTGGATGGGAGGTTGTTCATGATATCGGAGTACGGGGACTGTCGGATGAAGGTGTACGTCCCAGATGATGACACGTGGAGGTATGTGGGTGGGGAAAAGTTCCCACGCGAGGCAATGAAGAGACCCTTGGCTGTGAACGGCGTGGAGGGGAGGGTTTACGTGGTGTCGTGCGGATTAAACGTCGCCGTAGGGAGGTTGTTTGAAGCTGAAAAGTGGGAATTCAATGTGGAGTGGAATGTTGTGCCTGCTCCTGAGGCTTTTCATGGCTTTTCTCCTTTAAATTGTCAGGTACTTTATGGATAA